A stretch of the Deltaproteobacteria bacterium genome encodes the following:
- a CDS encoding NAD-dependent malic enzyme, whose amino-acid sequence MSTKRKIIRTLRCKNKKNIGVLAALISTMSALGADIGDIKTVKFGELFNFRDISILIDNEDHLNTIVQAVRKLQNVELEAVIDDVLETHRGGKIEIHSRAEVKSIEDLRKIYTPGVASVCNLIFQEPKNAQTYTSIGKNVALITNGSRVLGLGNIGAVAAMPVMEGKAALFKQFTGYNMIPILLNTRDVETFISTVETIAPTFSAIQLEDISAPHCFTIEERLKKSLPIPVMHDDQHGTAVVVLAALISTCKIMNHDLKKLKVGQIGLGAAGQAMSSLIMKYSGNTVLGTDLGETAVQRFESQGGVSSSLNVIMNECDVVMATTGRAGLIKPSMIKKGSIIFSLSNPEPEITIEDAMKAGAAFASDGSRVNNLLGYPGIFKGALEAKAFTINQEMLIAAAEALVSVTPEGDVIPDVLDQDVHTTVAKWVMKAAIHTKVTQDFN is encoded by the coding sequence ATGTCCACTAAGCGCAAAATCATCCGCACCTTGCGTTGTAAAAATAAAAAAAACATTGGAGTTTTGGCTGCCCTCATTAGCACCATGAGTGCTTTAGGTGCTGATATTGGGGATATTAAGACAGTAAAGTTCGGCGAACTCTTTAACTTTCGTGACATAAGTATCTTAATTGACAACGAAGATCACTTAAATACCATCGTCCAAGCGGTTCGCAAATTGCAAAACGTCGAACTCGAAGCCGTCATTGATGATGTGCTAGAGACTCATCGCGGTGGTAAGATTGAAATCCACAGCCGGGCCGAAGTAAAATCGATTGAAGATTTACGCAAGATTTACACCCCAGGGGTGGCCAGTGTTTGTAATTTGATTTTTCAGGAACCTAAAAACGCACAAACTTATACCTCAATCGGTAAAAATGTCGCTTTAATCACCAACGGTAGTCGAGTGTTGGGTTTGGGCAATATTGGCGCTGTGGCTGCCATGCCCGTGATGGAAGGCAAGGCTGCGCTCTTCAAACAATTCACGGGCTACAACATGATTCCCATTCTTTTAAATACCCGCGATGTTGAAACCTTTATCAGCACCGTTGAAACCATTGCGCCGACTTTTTCAGCCATTCAATTAGAAGATATTAGTGCACCCCATTGTTTTACGATTGAAGAGCGTTTGAAAAAATCACTGCCGATTCCTGTGATGCACGATGATCAACACGGCACCGCGGTGGTTGTTTTGGCAGCCCTCATCAGCACATGTAAAATTATGAACCATGATTTGAAAAAATTAAAAGTTGGGCAGATCGGATTGGGGGCAGCAGGCCAGGCCATGTCGAGTCTCATTATGAAGTATAGCGGTAATACCGTTTTAGGCACTGATTTAGGCGAAACCGCCGTCCAACGTTTTGAAAGCCAAGGCGGGGTTTCTTCAAGCTTAAATGTCATTATGAATGAATGTGATGTGGTGATGGCAACCACAGGCCGGGCTGGCCTTATCAAACCTAGTATGATCAAAAAAGGTTCGATTATTTTTTCACTTTCAAACCCTGAACCCGAAATTACCATTGAAGATGCCATGAAGGCGGGGGCTGCTTTTGCCAGTGATGGTAGCCGGGTCAATAATTTATTAGGCTATCCGGGAATTTTTAAAGGTGCACTCGAGGCCAAAGCTTTTACGATTAATCAAGAAATGCTTATTGCCGCCGCAGAAGCCCTAGTGAGCGTCACCCCCGAAGGCGACGTAATCCCCGACGTGCTCGATCAAGACGTTCACACCACCGTGGCCAAATGGGTGATGAAAGCCGCAATTCATACTAAAGTCACCCAAGATTTCAATTAA